GTCGTCGCGAAGTCCCCAAGCGTGAAATCCTGCCGGATCCCAAGTACGGCAATGTCGAGCTCGCCAAGTTCATGAACGTCATCATGCAAGGCGGCAAGAAGGCGGTCGCCGAGCGCATCGTGTATGGCGCGCTCGAGCAGATCGAGAAGAAGAACCCCGGCCGCGACCCGGTCGAGGCCTTCACCATGGCGATCAACAACATCAAGCCCATGGTGGAAGTGAAGTCGCGCCGTGTCGGTGGCGCCAACTACCAGGTCCCGGTGGAAGTGCGCCCGGTGCGCCGGCTGGCGCTGTCGATGCGCTGGCTCAAGGAGGCCGCCAAGAAGCGCGGCGAGAAGTCCATGGCCCTGCGCCTGGCCAACGAACTGATGGAAGCCACCGAAGGCCGTGGCGGTGCCATGAAGAAGCGGGACGAAGTGCACCGCATGGCCGAGGCCAACAAGGCCTTCAGCCACTTCCGCTTCTAATCACCGTCCCCATCCAGGATCGGGCCCGCCGCGAGCGGGCCTGTCCCGTTAACGAAAGCACATCATGGCCCGCAAAACGCCTATCGAGCGGTACCGCAACATCGGTATCTCGGCGCACATCGACGCCGGCAAGACCACGACGTCCGAGCGCATTCTTTTCTACACCGGCGTGACCCACAAGCTGGGCGAGGTGCACGACGGTGCCGCCACCACCGACTGGATGGAGCAGGAGCAGGAGCGCGGCATCACGATCACGTCCTCCGCCGTGACCTGCTTCTGGAAGGGCATGGACCTGAGCCGTCCGGAGCACCGCATCAACATCATCGACACCCCGGGCCACGTGGACTTCACCATCGAGGTGGAGCGTTCCATGCGCGTGCTCGACGGCGCCGTGATGGTGTACTGCGCCGTGGGCGGCGTGCAGCCGCAGTCCGAGACGGTCTGGCGCCAGGCCAACAAGCACAAGGTGCCGCGCCTGGCCTTCGTCAACAAGATGGACCGCACCGGCGCCAACTTCTTCAAGGTGCACGACCAGATGCGCCTGCGCCTGAAGGCCAACCCCGTGCCGGTGGTGGTGCCGATCGGCGCCGAGGACGGCTTCGAGGGCGTGGTCGACCTGATCAAGATGAAGGCCATCTACTGGGACGACGCATCCCAGGGCATGAAGTTCGAGTACCGCGACATTCCGGCCAACCTGGTCGACACCTGCAACGAGTGGCGCGAGAAGATGGTCGAGGCGGCCGCCGAAGCCAGCGAAGAGCTGATGAACAAGTACCTCGAGGAGGGCTCCCTCTCCGAGGCGGAGATCATCGCCGGCCTGCGCCAGCGCACCATCGCGACCGAGATCCAGCCCATGCTGTGCGGCACCGCGTTCAAGAACAAGGGCGTGCAGCGCATGCTGGACGCCGTGCTGGACTTCCTGCCCGCGCCGACGGACATCCCGGACGTCAAGGGCACCGACGACGACGAGAAGCCCGTCACCCGCAAGGCCGACGACAACGAGAAGTTCTCGGCGCTGGCCTTCAAGCTGATGACCGACCCCTTCGTCGGCCAGCTGACCTTCGTGCGCGTCTACTCCGGCGTGCTGAGCAAGGGCGACACCGTCTTCAACTCGGTCAAGGGCAAGAAGGAGCGCATCGGCCGGATCGTGCAGATGCACGCCAACGAGCGCCAGGAAGTCGACGAGATCCGCGCCGGCGACATCGCCGCGTGCGTGGGCCTGAAGGACGTCACCACCGGTGAGACCCTGTGCGACCCGGCCTCGCCCATCGTGCTGGAGCGCATGGTGTTCCCCGAGCCCGTGATCCGCCAGGCCGTGGAGCCCAAGAGCAAGTCCGACCAGGAGAAGATGGGCATCGCGCTGCAGCGCCTGGCCTCGGAAGACCCCTCGTTCCGCGTGAACACCGACGAGGAATCCGGCCAGACCATCATCGCCGGCATGGGCGAGCTGCACCTGGAAATCATCGTCGACCGCATGAAGCGCGAGTTCGGCGTCGAGGCCAACGTCGGCAAGCCGCAGGTGGCCTACCGCGAGACCATCCGCAAGCAGGTCACCGAGGTCGAGGGCAAGTTCGTGCGCCAGTCGGGCGGCAAGGGCCAGTATGGCCACGTCGTCTTCACGGTCGAGCCGAACGAGGCCGGCAAGGGTTTCGAGTTCGTCGACGCCATCAAGGGCGGCGTGGTGCCGCGCGAGTACATCCCGGCGGTGCAGAAGGGCGTCGAAGAGGCCCTGAACACCGGCGTGCTGGCCGGCTACCCCGTGGTGGACGTGAAGGTCACGCTGACCTTCGGCTCGTACCACGACGTCGACTCGTCCGAGCAGGCGTTCAAGATGGCCGCCATCTTCGGCTTCAAGGATGGCGCCCGGAAGGCCAACCCCGTCATCCTCGAGCCCATGATGGCAGTGGAAGTCGAGACGCCCGAGGAGTACGCCGGCAACGTGATGGGCGACCTGTCGTCCCGCCGCGGCATGGTGCAGGGCATGGACGACATGGTCGGCGGCGGCAAGGCCATCAAGGCCGAGGTCCCGCTGTCCGAGATGTTCGGCTACTCGACCACCCTGCGCTCGATGTCGCAGGGCCGCGCGACGTACACCATGGAGTTCAAGCAGTACAGCGAGGCCCCGAAGAACGTCGCCGAGGCGATCATCGCGGCGCGCGCCAAGTAAGTTCGAGACGGCCGCTTCGGCGGCCCGTCTGCGACCACGCCCCCCTCGCTGCCCGTGGCGAGGGAGCCAGGAGCGTGGTGCAGACGTAAAACCCGATCACGGGCATTGCTCTTTCTGGAGATTTTTCAATGGCAAAAGGTAAATTCGAGCGCACCAAGCCGCACGTCAACGTGGGCACGATCGGCCACGTGGACCACGGCAAGACGACGCTGACGGCGGCGATCGCGACGGTGCTGTCGGCCAAGTTCGGCGGCGAAGCCAAGGCCTACGACCAGATCGACGCGGCGCCGGAAGAAAAGGCGCGCGGCATCACGATCAACACCTCGCACGTCGAGTACGAGACGGCGGCGCGCCACTATGCGCACGTGGACTGCCCGGGCCACGCCGACTACGTCAAGAACATGATCACCGGCGCTGCCCAGATGGACGGCGCCATCCTGGTGTGCTCGGCCGCCGACGGCCCGATGCCCCAGACGCGCGAGCACATCCTGCTGGCGCGCCAGGTGGGCGTGCCCTACATCATCGTGTTCCTCAACAAGTGCGACATGGTCGATGACGCCGAGCTGCTGGAGCTGGTGGAGATGGAAGTGCGCGAGCTGCTGAGCAAGTACGACTTCCCTGGCGACGACACCCCGATCATCAAGGGCTCGGCCAAGCTGGCGCTGGAAGGCGACAAGGGCGAGCTGGGCGAGCAGGCCGTGCTGAAGCTGGCCGAGGCGCTGGACACCTACATCCCGACGCCCGAGCGGGCCGTCGACGGCGCCTTCCTGATGCCGGTGGAGGACGTGTTCTCCATCTCCGGGCGCGGCACGGTGGTGACCGGCCGCGTGGAGCGCGGCATCGTCAAGGTCGGCGAGGAAATCGAGATCGTGGGCATCAAGGCCACG
The sequence above is a segment of the Ramlibacter tataouinensis genome. Coding sequences within it:
- the rpsG gene encoding 30S ribosomal protein S7; its protein translation is MPRRREVPKREILPDPKYGNVELAKFMNVIMQGGKKAVAERIVYGALEQIEKKNPGRDPVEAFTMAINNIKPMVEVKSRRVGGANYQVPVEVRPVRRLALSMRWLKEAAKKRGEKSMALRLANELMEATEGRGGAMKKRDEVHRMAEANKAFSHFRF
- the fusA gene encoding elongation factor G translates to MARKTPIERYRNIGISAHIDAGKTTTSERILFYTGVTHKLGEVHDGAATTDWMEQEQERGITITSSAVTCFWKGMDLSRPEHRINIIDTPGHVDFTIEVERSMRVLDGAVMVYCAVGGVQPQSETVWRQANKHKVPRLAFVNKMDRTGANFFKVHDQMRLRLKANPVPVVVPIGAEDGFEGVVDLIKMKAIYWDDASQGMKFEYRDIPANLVDTCNEWREKMVEAAAEASEELMNKYLEEGSLSEAEIIAGLRQRTIATEIQPMLCGTAFKNKGVQRMLDAVLDFLPAPTDIPDVKGTDDDEKPVTRKADDNEKFSALAFKLMTDPFVGQLTFVRVYSGVLSKGDTVFNSVKGKKERIGRIVQMHANERQEVDEIRAGDIAACVGLKDVTTGETLCDPASPIVLERMVFPEPVIRQAVEPKSKSDQEKMGIALQRLASEDPSFRVNTDEESGQTIIAGMGELHLEIIVDRMKREFGVEANVGKPQVAYRETIRKQVTEVEGKFVRQSGGKGQYGHVVFTVEPNEAGKGFEFVDAIKGGVVPREYIPAVQKGVEEALNTGVLAGYPVVDVKVTLTFGSYHDVDSSEQAFKMAAIFGFKDGARKANPVILEPMMAVEVETPEEYAGNVMGDLSSRRGMVQGMDDMVGGGKAIKAEVPLSEMFGYSTTLRSMSQGRATYTMEFKQYSEAPKNVAEAIIAARAK
- the tuf gene encoding elongation factor Tu, which translates into the protein MAKGKFERTKPHVNVGTIGHVDHGKTTLTAAIATVLSAKFGGEAKAYDQIDAAPEEKARGITINTSHVEYETAARHYAHVDCPGHADYVKNMITGAAQMDGAILVCSAADGPMPQTREHILLARQVGVPYIIVFLNKCDMVDDAELLELVEMEVRELLSKYDFPGDDTPIIKGSAKLALEGDKGELGEQAVLKLAEALDTYIPTPERAVDGAFLMPVEDVFSISGRGTVVTGRVERGIVKVGEEIEIVGIKATQKTTCTGVEMFRKLLDQGQAGDNVGILLRGTKREDVERGQVLCKPGSIKPHTHFSAEVYVLSKDEGGRHTPFFNNYRPQFYFRTTDVTGSIELPKDKEMVMPGDNVTITVKLIAPIAMEEGLRFAIREGGKTVGAGVVAKIME